In Alloyangia pacifica, the following proteins share a genomic window:
- a CDS encoding bifunctional metallophosphatase/5'-nucleotidase yields the protein MSLRLLTSAAALALTAGAASADYSITILHTNDFHARFEPISKYDSTCGEEDNAAGDCFGGSPRLQTAITEAKERAGNYLLVDGGDQFQGTLFYTYYKGRLAAEMMNQMGYDAMTVGNHEFDDGPEVLRGFVDSVDFPVLMSNADLSGETLLKGEIQKSTIIEKDGEKIGLIGLTPQDTDELSSPGKNVIFTNPVDAVQSEVDKLTEEGVNKIVVLSHSGYNVDLKVAEETTGVDVIVGGHSNTLLGDMDGAEGPYPTMVKDTAIVSAYAYGKFLGELNVIFDDEGNITEASGAPLIMDAAVTEDAATKERISEAAKPLDEIRNKVIGESTDEINGSRDMCRAEECPMGNLVADAMLDRVKDQGIEIAITNGGGLRASIDSGEVTMGEVLTVLPFQNTLSTFQVTGAVIKEALENGVSEMEEGGGRFPQVSGISFTVTPSAEVGSRISDVMVGGAALDEAKTYGVVSNNFVRNGGDGYKMFISAKQAYDFGPDLADVAAEFIAANTPYTPATDGRITISE from the coding sequence ATGTCGCTTCGTCTTCTGACCAGCGCCGCAGCGCTCGCCCTGACCGCCGGCGCCGCCAGCGCGGACTATTCGATTACCATCCTGCACACCAACGACTTCCACGCGCGCTTCGAGCCGATCAGCAAGTACGATTCCACCTGCGGCGAGGAAGACAATGCTGCCGGCGACTGCTTCGGCGGCTCGCCCCGCCTGCAGACCGCCATCACCGAGGCCAAGGAGCGCGCCGGGAACTACCTGCTGGTGGATGGCGGCGATCAGTTCCAGGGCACGCTTTTCTACACCTACTACAAGGGCAGGCTTGCTGCCGAGATGATGAACCAGATGGGTTACGACGCGATGACCGTGGGCAACCACGAGTTCGACGACGGCCCCGAGGTGCTGCGCGGCTTCGTCGATTCCGTCGACTTCCCGGTGCTGATGTCCAACGCCGACCTCTCCGGCGAGACGCTGCTGAAGGGTGAGATCCAGAAATCGACCATCATCGAGAAGGACGGCGAGAAGATCGGCCTCATCGGCCTCACCCCGCAGGACACCGACGAGCTTTCGAGCCCCGGCAAGAACGTGATCTTCACCAATCCGGTCGACGCCGTGCAGAGCGAGGTCGACAAGCTGACCGAAGAGGGCGTCAACAAGATCGTCGTGTTGTCGCACTCGGGCTACAACGTCGACCTCAAGGTCGCCGAAGAGACCACCGGCGTCGACGTGATCGTCGGCGGCCATTCCAACACGCTGCTCGGCGACATGGACGGCGCCGAGGGCCCCTATCCGACCATGGTCAAGGACACCGCCATCGTCTCGGCCTATGCCTATGGCAAGTTCCTCGGCGAGTTGAACGTCATTTTCGACGACGAGGGCAACATCACCGAGGCCTCGGGCGCGCCGCTGATCATGGATGCCGCGGTGACCGAGGATGCCGCCACCAAGGAGCGCATCTCGGAGGCCGCCAAGCCGCTCGACGAGATCCGCAACAAGGTGATCGGCGAATCGACCGACGAGATCAACGGCAGCCGCGACATGTGCCGCGCCGAGGAATGCCCGATGGGCAACCTCGTGGCCGACGCCATGCTCGACCGGGTCAAGGACCAGGGAATCGAGATCGCGATCACCAACGGCGGCGGGCTGCGCGCCTCGATCGACTCGGGCGAGGTGACCATGGGCGAGGTGCTGACCGTGCTGCCCTTCCAGAACACGCTTTCGACCTTCCAGGTCACCGGCGCGGTGATCAAGGAAGCGCTGGAGAATGGCGTCAGCGAGATGGAGGAAGGCGGCGGCCGCTTCCCGCAGGTCTCGGGGATCAGCTTCACCGTAACCCCCTCGGCAGAAGTGGGCAGCCGGATTTCCGACGTGATGGTCGGCGGCGCCGCGCTCGACGAGGCCAAGACCTACGGCGTTGTGTCGAACAACTTCGTGCGCAACGGCGGCGACGGCTACAAGATGTTCATCTCCGCCAAGCAGGCCTATGACTTCGGGCCCGACCTCGCCGACGTGGCCGCAGAGTTCATCGCCGCCAACACGCCCTACACGCCCGCGACCGACGGCCGGATCACCATTTCCGAGTGA
- a CDS encoding DUF952 domain-containing protein yields MLIYKILRADEWAALQAQGETAGAPIDVADGYIHFSTAEQVRETAAKHFAGVEGLHLLCYEVEEFGDRITWEPSRGGALFPHLYSALPLAGLLWSRPLPVGEGGAHEFPDGLA; encoded by the coding sequence ATGCTGATCTACAAAATCCTCCGGGCCGACGAATGGGCGGCGCTGCAGGCGCAGGGTGAGACCGCCGGTGCGCCGATCGACGTGGCCGATGGCTACATCCATTTCTCCACCGCCGAGCAGGTGCGGGAGACGGCGGCGAAGCATTTCGCCGGTGTCGAGGGGCTGCACCTGCTCTGCTATGAGGTCGAGGAGTTCGGCGACAGGATCACCTGGGAGCCGTCGCGGGGCGGGGCGCTCTTCCCGCATCTCTATTCCGCGCTGCCGCTGGCCGGGCTACTGTGGTCGCGTCCGCTGCCGGTGGGCGAGGGCGGGGCGCATGAGTTTCCGGACGGTCTGGCATGA
- a CDS encoding CoA-binding protein: protein MSYSDTFLKDILTRTRVIAVVGISTNPVRPSHYVSRFLHQRGYRIIPVNPAHVGQTIFGEEFRAGLSEIDAPVDMVDIFRRHDAVPSVVGAALSHLPQLRTIWMQLGVAHAEAAAKAEGKGVDVVQDRCTKIEYERLLGAAVPLAEVTGG from the coding sequence ATGAGCTACTCCGACACCTTTCTCAAAGACATCCTGACCCGCACCCGGGTCATCGCCGTGGTCGGGATCTCGACCAACCCGGTGCGGCCGAGCCACTATGTCTCGCGGTTCCTGCACCAGCGCGGTTATCGGATCATCCCGGTCAACCCGGCGCATGTGGGCCAGACAATCTTCGGCGAGGAGTTCCGCGCCGGACTCTCGGAGATCGACGCACCGGTGGACATGGTGGATATCTTCCGCCGTCACGACGCGGTGCCCTCGGTGGTCGGCGCGGCGCTGTCGCACCTGCCGCAGCTGCGCACCATCTGGATGCAGCTCGGCGTCGCGCATGCGGAGGCCGCTGCGAAGGCCGAGGGCAAGGGCGTTGACGTGGTCCAGGACCGCTGCACCAAGATCGAATACGAACGGCTCCTCGGCGCAGCCGTGCCGCTGGCCGAGGTGACCGGCGGCTGA
- a CDS encoding quinone-dependent dihydroorotate dehydrogenase — MRFLEKAGLPLLHKVDPEQAHGLAIMALKMGMAPAPGLITSDRLRCDLAGLKLPNPIGLAAGFDKNAAALQGLSRAGFGFVEVGAVTPRPQPGNPKPRLFRLTEDRAAINRFGFNNEGMEVVARRLVQRPSGMVLGLNLGANKDSEDRAADFAKVLSRCGEHLDFATVNVSSPNTERLRDLQGKDALAALLGGVMDARAHLDDRIPVFLKIAPDLDEQGLKDVAEVAMASKVDAVIATNTTLSREGLSSPFSSEAGGMSGQPLFEKSTRVLAKLSELTAGQMPLVGVGGIGSAEQAYQKIRAGASAVQVYTALVFGGLSLVQDIAEGLDALLARDGFASVEDAVGTGRGDWT, encoded by the coding sequence ATGAGATTCCTCGAAAAGGCGGGTCTGCCGCTCTTGCACAAGGTCGACCCCGAGCAGGCGCACGGGCTGGCGATCATGGCGCTGAAGATGGGCATGGCCCCGGCGCCGGGGCTGATCACCTCGGACCGCCTGCGCTGCGATCTGGCGGGGCTGAAGCTGCCCAACCCGATCGGGCTGGCCGCCGGCTTCGACAAGAACGCCGCGGCGTTGCAGGGCCTGTCGCGGGCCGGCTTCGGCTTCGTCGAGGTCGGCGCGGTCACGCCGCGCCCGCAGCCGGGCAACCCCAAGCCGCGGCTCTTTCGCCTGACCGAGGACCGCGCGGCGATCAACCGTTTCGGCTTCAACAACGAGGGTATGGAGGTGGTTGCGCGGCGACTGGTCCAGCGCCCGAGCGGCATGGTGCTGGGTCTCAACCTCGGCGCCAACAAGGACAGCGAGGACCGCGCGGCGGATTTCGCCAAGGTACTGTCGCGGTGCGGCGAGCATCTGGATTTCGCCACCGTCAACGTCAGCTCGCCCAACACCGAGCGGCTGCGCGACCTGCAGGGCAAGGACGCGCTGGCGGCGCTACTGGGCGGGGTCATGGACGCGCGGGCGCATCTCGACGACCGCATCCCGGTGTTCCTCAAGATCGCGCCCGATCTCGACGAGCAGGGTCTGAAGGACGTGGCCGAGGTCGCCATGGCCTCCAAGGTCGACGCGGTGATCGCCACCAACACCACCCTCTCGCGCGAGGGGCTTTCCTCGCCCTTCTCGTCCGAGGCGGGCGGCATGTCGGGCCAGCCCTTGTTCGAGAAATCCACCCGCGTGCTGGCCAAGCTCTCGGAGCTGACCGCGGGCCAGATGCCACTGGTCGGCGTCGGTGGCATCGGCTCGGCCGAGCAGGCCTACCAGAAGATACGCGCGGGGGCCTCTGCGGTGCAGGTCTACACGGCGCTGGTCTTTGGTGGGCTGTCGCTGGTGCAGGACATCGCCGAGGGGCTGGACGCGCTCTTGGCGCGGGACGGCTTCGCCTCGGTCGAGGACGCCGTCGGCACCGGGCGCGGAGACTGGACATGA
- the hisF gene encoding imidazole glycerol phosphate synthase subunit HisF — MLKTRIIPCLDVADGRVVKGVNFVDLRDAGDPVDAARAYDAAGADEICFLDIHATHENRGTMFDVVTRTAEQCFIPLTVGGGVRTVGDVRALLLAGADKVSFNSAAVANPDVVAEAADHFGSQCIVCAIDAKTVAPGRWEIFTHGGRRPTGIDAVEFAITMARKGAGEILLTSMDRDGTKAGFNLPLTRAIADAVPIPVIASGGVGTLDHLVEGVTEGHASAVLAASIFHFGTYTIAEAKAHMAAAGVPVRL, encoded by the coding sequence ATGCTGAAGACGCGCATCATCCCCTGCCTCGACGTGGCCGATGGCCGCGTGGTCAAGGGCGTCAACTTCGTCGACCTGCGCGATGCGGGCGACCCGGTCGACGCTGCCCGAGCCTATGACGCCGCCGGCGCCGACGAGATCTGTTTCCTCGATATCCACGCCACGCATGAAAACCGCGGCACGATGTTCGACGTGGTCACCCGCACCGCCGAGCAATGCTTCATCCCGCTCACCGTGGGCGGGGGCGTGCGCACCGTCGGCGACGTGCGGGCGCTGCTGCTGGCCGGGGCCGACAAGGTGTCGTTCAACTCCGCCGCCGTCGCCAATCCCGACGTGGTGGCCGAGGCGGCCGACCATTTCGGCAGCCAGTGCATCGTCTGCGCCATCGACGCCAAGACCGTGGCGCCCGGCCGCTGGGAGATCTTCACCCATGGCGGCCGCCGCCCCACCGGCATCGACGCCGTTGAATTTGCCATCACCATGGCGCGCAAGGGCGCGGGGGAAATCCTGCTCACCTCGATGGACCGCGACGGCACCAAGGCGGGGTTCAACCTGCCGCTCACCCGCGCCATCGCCGATGCGGTGCCGATCCCGGTGATCGCCTCGGGTGGCGTCGGCACGCTCGACCATCTGGTCGAGGGCGTGACCGAGGGCCATGCCTCGGCGGTGCTCGCCGCCTCGATCTTCCACTTCGGCACCTACACCATCGCCGAGGCCAAGGCCCATATGGCCGCCGCCGGCGTTCCGGTGCGGCTCTGA
- a CDS encoding phosphoribosyl-ATP diphosphatase, which translates to MTLEKLEEVVAARAAASPDESWTAKLLAKGPEKCAEKFGEEAIEAIIEAVKGDREKLASEAADVLFHFLVMLRARELPLSEVMAELQRRQSRSGLAEKAARPKD; encoded by the coding sequence ATGACGCTCGAGAAACTCGAAGAGGTGGTCGCCGCCCGCGCCGCCGCCTCGCCCGACGAGAGCTGGACCGCCAAGCTGCTGGCCAAGGGTCCGGAGAAATGCGCCGAGAAGTTCGGCGAGGAAGCCATCGAGGCGATCATCGAGGCGGTCAAGGGCGACCGCGAGAAGCTCGCCTCCGAGGCCGCCGACGTGCTCTTCCACTTCCTCGTGATGCTGCGTGCCCGCGAACTGCCGCTGTCTGAGGTCATGGCCGAGCTGCAGCGCCGCCAAAGCCGCTCCGGCCTCGCCGAAAAGGCCGCCCGCCCCAAGGACTGA
- the arsC gene encoding arsenate reductase (glutaredoxin) (This arsenate reductase requires both glutathione and glutaredoxin to convert arsenate to arsenite, after which the efflux transporter formed by ArsA and ArsB can extrude the arsenite from the cell, providing resistance.): protein MILWHNPRCSKSREALALLQAKGVEPEVRRYLEDAPSFDELKAAQVALGVPAIEMVRTKEAEFKAAGLSRDSDDETLLRAMAETPKLIERPVAFASARAVIGRPPERVLELL from the coding sequence ATGATCCTTTGGCACAACCCGCGCTGCAGCAAGTCGCGCGAGGCGCTGGCCCTGCTGCAGGCCAAGGGCGTCGAGCCGGAGGTGAGGCGCTATCTCGAGGACGCGCCGAGTTTCGATGAGTTGAAGGCGGCGCAGGTCGCGCTCGGCGTTCCGGCGATCGAGATGGTCCGCACAAAGGAAGCCGAGTTCAAGGCGGCGGGGCTGAGCAGGGATAGCGACGACGAGACGTTGCTGCGCGCCATGGCCGAAACGCCGAAGCTGATCGAGCGTCCGGTGGCCTTTGCCAGCGCGCGCGCGGTGATCGGCCGACCGCCCGAGCGCGTGCTCGAGCTGCTCTGA